CGACCGGGCCGTCGTGGTCGCCGAGTCCACGCTGCTGACCCGCGACCTGGTCAACACCCCGTCGAACGTGCTGTACCCGGAGAGCTACGCCGGAATCATTTCTGAGGTTGCGAACCAGAGCGGGCTCGACGTCGAGGTCTTCGACGAGGGGCACCTCGCCGAGAAGGGCTTCGGCGGCCTCCTCGCGGTGGGCACGGGCTCTGCGCGCCCACCGCGCCTCGTGCACCTGTCGTGGCACCCGGCGCAGGCGGAGACCTCCGTGGCCTTGGTGGGCAAGGGCATCACCTTCGACACCGGCGGAATCTCGTTGAAGCCGGCCGCGAAGATGTGGGACATGATCTCTGATATGGGCGGCTCGGCGGCCATCGTGGGCGCGATCAGCGCCGCCGCGCGCCTCGAGGTTCCGCTGCGTATCGACGCCTGGCTTCCGCTCGCCGAGAACATGCCGTCTGGCACCGCCACACGTCCGGGCGACGTCATCACCCACTACGGTGGCATTACCTCGGAGGTTCTCAACACCGACGCGGAAGGGCGCCTCGTGCTTGCCGACGCCATCGCCCGCGCCAGCGAGGACGCCCCCGATTACCTCATCGACACCGCCACACTGACCGGTGCCCAAATGGTCGCCCTCGGCGCGCGCACCGCCGGCGTCATGGGGTCGGAGGGCTTCCGTGACCGCGTCGCCGAAATCGGCCGCGGCGTCGGCGAAGCAGGATGGGCGATGCCACTGCTGGAGGAGCACGAAGAACAGCTGAAATCGCCCGTCGCGGACATCCGCAACATCAGCGACTCCCGGGATGGCGGCATGCTCTTCGCAGGCCTCTACCTGTCCCGCTTCGTCGCGGAGGGAACGCAGTGGGCCCACATCGACGTCGCCGGCCCCGCCTGGAACTCCGGCTCCGCGTGGGGTTACACCCCGAAGCGGGCTACCGGCGCCCCGGTGCGCACCATCGTGGAGACGCTGACGGAGCTGTCGCGCTAGCTTAATCCGCTGAGTCAGCCGTAGGGGTTCTCGCCGCGCTCGAAACGGGCGCGGCGCTTCTTCTGCTCGGCCCGCCTGCGGAGGATACGGTCTCGCTCCATCCGCTTGCGCATTCTCTCGGGGTAACCGGTCTCCTCGACGTCGTAAAGCGAAATGCCCAGCAGCTTGGCCACGGCGTCGATTCCCTTGGGCCCGCCGATGCGGCGCCTCGTGAACTCGCCGTTTTCATCGACGAGGACTACCGACATCTCGTTGACCACCGTTTCGGGCTCGACAAAGCCCTCGACGAACACCCTTCCCTCGACCCACTGCTTCAGGTAAGCGGCATCGTCGCTGCGGATCGTGTCCCCGGGGGCGCGCGGAGGTTTCAGCGAGGAGGAGTTCTTGCGGTTGCCGAAAAGGTTGAACACCTCGCTCATCATACGGAACGCGCTTCCCCGGAGCCCCGACAACCCGGTTGACTTCCTGCGGGTTCGCTTCCCGCGAGGTGTCTGCGCCCCGCCCTCAACACGACCCGGGGTTAGCGGGTACTCTAAGGCCTTGTAGCTTCCGCTTGGAAATGAACCCGTGAAAACAAACCGAGGAGACAAGAAAGACATGGCTCACTCCGTAGAGATGCCCGAGCTGGGCGAATCGGTCACAGAAGGCACCATTACCACGTGGCTGAAGTCCGTCGGCGATACCGTTGAGGCCGACGAGCCACTGCTCGAGGTCTCCACCGACAAGGTCGACACCGAGATCCCCTCCCCGGTTTCCGGCGTTCTCCTGGAGATTAAGGCCGAGGAAGACGACACGGTCGACGTCGGCGAGGTCATCGCGATCATCGGTGAGGAGGGCGAAGAGGCCGAGGCGTCCGGCGACGATTCTGACGCAGATTCCGCAGAGGATACTGCCGGGGACGACGAAGAATCCGCAGCCGAGGACAAGGATGACGAGTCCGAGAGCGAGCCGAAGAAGAAATCGAGCGGCTCCGCCACCGACGTCGAGATGCCCGAGCTCGGCGAATCCGTTACTGAAGGCACCATCACCACCTGGCTGAAGTCCGTCGGCGACACCGTCGAGGTCGACGAGCCCCTGCTCGAGGTCTCCACCGACAAGGTCGACACCGAGATCCCCTCCCCCGTTGCCGGCACACTCGTTGAAATCCTCGCGGAAGAGGACGACACCGTCGAGGTCGGCGCCGTCATCGCCCGCGTTGGAGATGCCGACGCTGCGGAGGAGTCGGACGCGTCCGAGGAGCCGGCGGCCGAGGAGACCGCCGACAATGATTCGGAAAACAAGGAGTCGGAAAATAAGGAGTCGGAGGACAAGTCCGAGGAGACCAAGGAAGCCAGGCCGGAGCCGAAGAAGAAGTCCGCCGGCGCCTCCACCGACGTCGAGATGCCCGAGCTCGGCGAGTCCGTCACCGAGGGCACCATCACTACCTGGCTGAAGTCCGTCGGCGACCTCGTCGAGGTCGACGAGCCCCTGCTCGAGGTCTCCACCGACAAGGTCGACACCGAGATCCCCTCCCCGGTCGCCGGTACGGTCCTTGAAATCCTCGCGGAAGAGGACGACACCGTCGAGGTCGGCGCCGTCATCGCCCGTGTTGGAGATGCCGAGGAGGCCGAGGAATCGGACAGCCCCAAGCAGGACGAGCCGGAGGAGTCTGAGGCCGAGAAGTCCGAGGCCGACAAGGACGCGGCCAAGGAACCTGAGAAGAAGGAGCCTGCGGAGAAGAAGGACGCGGAGGACAAGCAGGACGAAAAGAAGTCCGGCAGCGACGAGAAGGTCCCCTATGTGACCCCGCTCGTGCGCAAGCTGGCGGAGAAGCACGGGGTGGACCTCAACGCGATTGAGGGCACCGGCGTGGGCGGTCGCATTCGCAAGCAGGACGTGCTCGCCGCGGCCGAGGGCGGATCCTCTGAGTCGGGCTCCACGCAGGAGGCGTCCTCCTCCCAGCCGGAGGAGAAGGGCCCGCGCGCCAACTGGTCCACCAAGTCGGTCGACCCCTCGAAGGAAGATCTGATCGGCACCACCAAGAAGGTGACCCGCATCCGCGAGATCACGGCCTCCACGATGGTCGACTCGCTGCGCACCACCGCGCAGCTGACGCACGTCCAGGAAGTCGACGTCACCCGGGTCGCCGAGCTGCGCAAGAAGGTCAAGCCGCGCTTCCAGGAGAAGCACCAGGTCAACATCACCTACCTGGCCTTCTTCGTCAAGGCGGCGGCCGAGGCGCTCGTTTCCCACCCGAACGTCAACGCCTCCTTCAACGCGGAGGAAAAGGAGATCACGTACCACTCCGACGTGAACATCGGAATTGCCGTGGACACG
This is a stretch of genomic DNA from Corynebacterium auris. It encodes these proteins:
- a CDS encoding leucyl aminopeptidase encodes the protein MCPLTRKGVSSSVSATPFDLSLPARGETVDLQFVTAAASDPGAVLIPVSKGDDGLELPVTALGSTGLLEAFETVGATGALGEVTRVAHEGRLAIAFGLGDSEDIEADIVRRAAGSLARGLKGVERATITTEFGLRPIVEGLLLGGYTFTGQKTRTEAEAQPPHIDVVGEESSRAEFDRAVVVAESTLLTRDLVNTPSNVLYPESYAGIISEVANQSGLDVEVFDEGHLAEKGFGGLLAVGTGSARPPRLVHLSWHPAQAETSVALVGKGITFDTGGISLKPAAKMWDMISDMGGSAAIVGAISAAARLEVPLRIDAWLPLAENMPSGTATRPGDVITHYGGITSEVLNTDAEGRLVLADAIARASEDAPDYLIDTATLTGAQMVALGARTAGVMGSEGFRDRVAEIGRGVGEAGWAMPLLEEHEEQLKSPVADIRNISDSRDGGMLFAGLYLSRFVAEGTQWAHIDVAGPAWNSGSAWGYTPKRATGAPVRTIVETLTELSR
- the sucB gene encoding 2-oxoglutarate dehydrogenase, E2 component, dihydrolipoamide succinyltransferase, with translation MAHSVEMPELGESVTEGTITTWLKSVGDTVEADEPLLEVSTDKVDTEIPSPVSGVLLEIKAEEDDTVDVGEVIAIIGEEGEEAEASGDDSDADSAEDTAGDDEESAAEDKDDESESEPKKKSSGSATDVEMPELGESVTEGTITTWLKSVGDTVEVDEPLLEVSTDKVDTEIPSPVAGTLVEILAEEDDTVEVGAVIARVGDADAAEESDASEEPAAEETADNDSENKESENKESEDKSEETKEARPEPKKKSAGASTDVEMPELGESVTEGTITTWLKSVGDLVEVDEPLLEVSTDKVDTEIPSPVAGTVLEILAEEDDTVEVGAVIARVGDAEEAEESDSPKQDEPEESEAEKSEADKDAAKEPEKKEPAEKKDAEDKQDEKKSGSDEKVPYVTPLVRKLAEKHGVDLNAIEGTGVGGRIRKQDVLAAAEGGSSESGSTQEASSSQPEEKGPRANWSTKSVDPSKEDLIGTTKKVTRIREITASTMVDSLRTTAQLTHVQEVDVTRVAELRKKVKPRFQEKHQVNITYLAFFVKAAAEALVSHPNVNASFNAEEKEITYHSDVNIGIAVDTPQGLLVPVIKKAQELNLAEIAKAIADLADRARNKKLRPDDIAGATFTVTNIGSEGALLDTPILTPPQAGILGTAAIEKRPVIVTEDGIDSIAIRQMCYLPFTYDHQLVDGADAGRFVSTIKDRIEAGDFESDLDL
- a CDS encoding oxidoreductase, which gives rise to MFNLFGNRKNSSSLKPPRAPGDTIRSDDAAYLKQWVEGRVFVEGFVEPETVVNEMSVVLVDENGEFTRRRIGGPKGIDAVAKLLGISLYDVEETGYPERMRKRMERDRILRRRAEQKKRRARFERGENPYG